The genomic region CGTACAATATTTACTTTAGTATGCTATTTAAGTAACCATCCTAACTCTTCTAATAACCACAAAAACTAAAACAGCTATAAGCTTTAAATCTAAGATACTGTTAAACTGGTTCTTATTATATCAAAGTTTTTTATACCTTtatcttcagaatattttactgTAGCTTTACTGTAGCTTCTCTTTCTGGTCTTCTTCCCTACCTTCAGTTGATTTTGAGAATTCACAGCAATTTCAGTTTATATAGCATGTAAAGCTATTTAAATATCCATCTGTATTTCATGAAGGCTATTCTaatcttttaaatgaagaacactttaaaaaagtAGACTGAGGACTTTGCAAGTATCTGAAGTGCATTTCAAGTTACATTCAACAAATTATCCATATTTaagcttttctaaaaaaaaatagttaggATTGGACTCCAGGTCAAACTCTCGTTGACAACTAAAAATTCTGTACATATGTATCAAAATTCACTTTATCTTTGTAATCATCTCTTGTAACTTCATTCCATTGCTTACAGGAAGTCTTTAAATACCCCAATTAGAATCGCAATATAAACGAAGCCAGCAACTTTCCAACTTCAGCTGAAGTGATAAGGCTTATAAATACAGATACATAAGACAGCAAAAGCAAGTAAAAGGGTGAAGAAAGTCGTCAGAAATAACAGGGATTTAAGCATTTgagataaagaataaaaataatgatctttactgagaaattatttctaaaaaaatgTAGAGCTAATTAACAGGTTTACCATACCAGCCCACTTGCATTGTTATTTATAATAAAAGTCTATTACAGAGCTCTTAAGATGTGGGTTACGTTTTAGTCAGGATATCTAAGATGAAAATAGGTGGCCACACCTTCTTAGAAGATTACTTTTCCCTCAGCATGAATAAAGGACGTCTCATGTAACCATCTAAAGATTAAGAGCCACCTCAACCAACAATTAACTGAAGCTAGACACAACAGAAAAGCTTCAAGTGCAAAACTTATCATACACCCTCAATTATGCAGCTGTATAAAGTAATCCCAATTTTGAGCTGTTTACCCATATATTTACAGGAAGGTTGGCATTAAACCTAACATTAGTACTGTTCCTCTCAGCaatgcttttctctgcacaCTACCCACACTCTACAGATTAAGTTGTTGAAGCATCAAGCAGAAAAATCAGTTCTgccatactttaaaaaaattgaattaaaaaaacaagaacaaaatggAACGATAACTCTACAAGGAGAGAAAATTaacagaagagaatgaaaaagcaTGATGCACTGCAAAATTGAGTTATGGCTGTTATACTAATTtcaactataaaaataaaatttgaccTACAGACTATAGCCTGTGCTTTTATTACtaatcttatttttctattaaagctcataaaaaagaaatatgtctTACCAACTTCACTCCAGTGGAAAGGGTTGGTACCACCTGTTGTACAGTTATATACCATGATATTTCTTggcctggaggggaaaaagaccAAAGAGCACATCAGAAgaccaaaaaaacacacaaaacacatcaAAAGCCATATCTAAAGTTATCTTTACCCTCACCATTATTTACATAAAGCAAAAGTTGTCAGCCTCACATTAGGTTTTTTGCTTCCTGAATCCTTCCAGTATTTTAATCCATCTTTAACTACTATATATATGATAGTTTATAATTATaactatgtatatatataaactgtgtgtatatatacatacatcaatgacaaaaaatgtatatatttttccccagagaaggCTTTGCTTACATTATTTTAAGTCATACTGATTGCACTGAGGCCCAGGAAAAAAGGAATCAGGTATAGCTTATACAATAGTATCATAGGTGATGTCTTCCTCTTCATCGTCAAATGTTGGCCATTGTCCTAAGTTACACTCTGGTGGACTAATGCTGTCAAAACCTTAGAACCCTTTTGTCCTAGATGAACAGCAGGACACTGATTAGAAGTTCAACAGAAGACTGATTTATCAAAATGCACAATACCATCACTTCAAAGTACTCAGTACTTTCTATCATCACCTGCTGTACCTATTAACTCCAGAATACCAGGCTGCAGCCAGTGTCATATTGACAACAACATCTACTGGAACAAGATCTGCTACTGCACCGTTGGTAGCTCTCATTGTTCGAAGAATTCCTTTTCCTgccttaaaagagaaaaaagacaagACCCACCAGTAAAACACATGAAGCTTTGCTGCCTCCAAAAGGAAGAATCGTTTTTTTCATTACTTACAGCAATGAAGAGGCCACTAGGTCCATTGAAGTTATCAATCCATCCCTATCACAAACAGGTAGGAAGGAAAGGTTTTAGTTAGTGTAGTGAAGTCAACAGTTTAAAGTGAAAATTTGACAAGTTACCACAGGAGAGCAATACTAATTTCCATGTGTCTAAATGAAGTTCTTCCATAGTAACTTGTTATATCATCAGATTTTGCTACAACTCAGACATGAGATCCATCCGTAGCTTCATTGGCCCCTCCAAATGAGTAGCTGGCTTGCTTATTTCTTAGTTAATAAACCGCAAAGTATTTTCTACATAAATACATtatgttgaaaatatttcactagCTCACATCAACTCAGTTTAACAGTCAACAGCAGAACTGTTtatctgtctttttttattttaattttcacataaACATTTTCACTCAACTTCAATGCCAATGTTTAaacattatatatttaattaaaatttatacaCTTACTGTCTGACATATATGTACATTGTACCTACTCAAAAAGGCATGTgatgttaatgtatttttaagtgcttAAGAAATATTCAGCGTTGAACTGGAAAAGCTGTTTCAGCACTATCTCCCATACTGGAAGAAGCATATAGCATATATACTATATATCAATATAACAAAGTACATAAAACTTCTGCCATCTCCTGCCTTGACTAAAACAAGCGGAGTCCAAACATTTTTATGTCCTGCAGACCCCAGTTTCCTTAATGGTACTATTCAGCTATTGACACACCAAAGCACCTTGAAGAGGGAAAATAGATTAAATTACCTTTCTTCCTTCAAGATTCTGTATAACTATTTTGTGTGTAAAATAGTATCTCCCATTGGGACAGAAATGTATTGTTCTATGCTTAGAAGTAATTTATCCCCCCAAGCTTCCCACATACGAATGCTGTATTTGGTATCTTTTGTATGAGAGTTGTTACCCAGGAGCAGTCAAGCCACAGCTTTAAGTTTAAGAGATTTTCCTCTATGAAGGTCACTACATACACAAGCTGTCAGTATGTGCTACAGTTTACAGGCATGAGTCATGGGAAAACTCAACTTACAGGAAAAGGCTCCTTCCAGCTAGCACCAACAATAGATGGCCTTATAATGGCTGTGTTTAATTTTGCACCTTCTTGCTGTACTACATATTCGGCTAAGGCTTTTGTATAAGTGTAAGTGTTAGGCCTATCACCAATCAGTTTAGGTGTAATATCATTCACTAGGCCATCATCCATCcacctacaaaaataaaataagaggcAAGTGTAAGTTACTGCATACTATTTTActgggaaagcaaagaaaaaaggataaccagataaatcaaaaataattccaCAATTAAAATACAATCTTTTCTTCGAAACACCACCCAGGAAACCAAACACATAGAAGTATTATCATTACCTCagttcatttttaatgcttGTGCAATTACATCTATAATAAGTAGTAAAGTGTCTTCCTTACCTTGATAATTATGAAACTAAAAATGATTACCTTACAAGAGGTAAGATTTTGTATGACATGGAAGAAGGAACAGACTGATTTAGAGATacgattattattattaattacatTACTCATCTCATACTTGTCCCATTTCACTTAGGACTTGACAACTACTAAATAAGACTACTAGATAAGATCTCAGGACAGCAAATGTACAGACAATACAGAACAAGTAACTTTCCCCTAGTAATATCCAATTTAAGAGTAAAAATCCATAGAACACAGGTATTCAGAAAGCACCAACATTAAAGACCTAACAGAACTGCttgtacatttttgtttctgagcaGTTAAATAATAGTATTTCAGTATATCAGACTCATCTTGCAATGGCCTTCGGTGGAGGTAGTGAAGGTTGCTGCCAAAGGTGAGCTGCTATCTTAGCTCTCTCTGTCCTTCACAGTACCAGCACCAGTACATTTGGAACAGCGcagctttcttctgtttgtttttaatagctcCTGATCTAGCTCCTCATAGAGCTGAAGAGCCACCAGTCTCAGCATACAGGAGGCTTCAGGAAtagcctggagcatctccctctTTCAGCACTGTTCCACATCTAGCTCAGCTTAAAAAGCAACCATGAAACCTTAGACTATTTCCCTTACAGGAAAGGGTAGCATCAGCCATATGTTAGACCAACAGAACACCATAAGCCAGTTTCTTCATCTTTGTTTCTTAATCATTGTTTGGTACTTCATTACTAGGAAGCAAGTAGTTACAGACTGAAGTAACTTGATAAAACAACACATACTCAAGAGAATCCATCAGTTTCTTGGGATCAACAGGAGGTGGATAAACAATTTCCTCAATGTGTTTTCGATTGCAATATGCATATGCAGTTGAAACATGTATGAATACTTCTAGATTCGTCATTTGGTGTGCCAGTGAGAGGAGCTGTTTTGTGGAAAGCACATTTAACTGAACAGCATCTCTGTTGATTAAACAGAAACTTGATTagtagaaagcaaaacaaaaacagcaagcaaaaagaaataactgGTCAATCCCCTAATTCTTTCCTAAATGCTTCAGTGGTGGGTGTATATACAGTAATTCTAACATTCTGAAccccttctcctccaccccCCAAAAACACTATGGACAGTAGTATCCTAACCTTCTACTTAAAAGATGACACATTCCACCTAGAAATTTCTCTGTGTTCAGGATAATTTTCTTAAGTTTCACCTTGTTCTTATTGGCATCCTCATGCTCCGTTACTAAACAGGCAAAGTCAGCGTACCTTTGATCTGCTCAAGCTAAATTCTAATCCAGTAAGTGTTTCCTAAAGTGTGATGGAACAACTGCAAAAGGACACATAGCTACCAAAGGATACAGATGCCAGTCAATTTTAACAGCAGCTTTGAGCTTCCTAGGTCAAGACCTCAGAATGAAGGTTTAGGGTGCTAGCAAATTGATCTTCATGTAGGATAGCACAAGACTCAATAGTACAACAGGATTAcaggaaggcagaaaaagtgaaaggaggaaaaaaatcaagatccACACTTTCATCCCTCCAACCTGACTGCTTCTCATTAAAATAGACTCCTTAAATACACTGGAGGAGACAAGGTGTATCTCTACATTTTGCACTGTATCAGAATACAGCTAATGGACCAACTGCTATGATGATTTGTATGTATTTCAGACCTTCTCTCCAGCCTCTAAAGACTTATTAGAAGCACTAGCCTTGTTTACAATTTACAAATCAACTAAGTTTTAAGAATACTGCTAAATAAAACTTCATCAAAATCTTTGCATTGGTGTTACAGTTTAAGGCTTCTTTATCACACATTATTACTAAAACATTAGGTGGGCAATGGACAAGGAACCCTTGTCCCAAAGCAATTAAGTCTAGAAAGTGTTACCTCGGAAAAAGTTACTTTATCTAAAATAAGGGGTTTTTAAGTCTTCAGTGCTTCTTTCGAAGAGGTCAAAGGAAAGAAGTTCATAATCATAGCTGTAAGCATCATTTTAAGATATAGAAACACACAGCCAATACAAATCAGGAAGGGTTCCAAAATAAGCCaaaagtattttgctttattcCTATCACTGACCCTGAGCTAAATACTTTGAACTTTACATCAATTAATTCcattaataaatatatgaagGCTGCTGTGATATTCAGATTTGTAAGattcctctaaaaaaaaaagccattctaGCACATCTGCTATGTGCTCCGGCCTCAAATCCTTCCCAAGAAACTGATTTTCTATTTTGCTAAACAGTGTACTAGGCCCTCCAGGAAAGTGTAAACTGCCAGAAGCTTGCTGTATCAAGACCTTTCCACCAGTTTTTCCAATCGCATTTAAGTCCCTCTAGACTTTTAACAGGCTGGCAGTTCTCTAGCATTGAAGGTCCATGAAACAGCGATAAATATGGGCTACCTTATGTCATTTCAGTATACAGTACAGCACTCAGAGAGGCAATGCCAACATGTTAAaaactcaaaatatttctcaactcagattttctttacTTAAGAGTCGCTTTACATTCATAAAAATTGGagttatttttcaaagtcaTTTCTCCAAATTGTTTATTAATTCTAGTGGTTCAACACTAAATCAGGTCATTTTTTCTAAAGAGCAAatatcttttcttgcttttgtgaatccttttttgtttatttccttaatAAACTTTGCACAAGATGGAAGTTATTCATTTGTTAGTTTTAAGCTTTCTCCCTCTGCACCTAATTCTCCCTACACCCTCCAATGCAAACTTGCATTCTTCTTACTGGAGGACTTTCTGAAGGCTGAGCAACATTTAATTCACTATTTGTTCATCAAGTAAAGAAAGCAAGTACTAGAGCTTCCACCCCACCCCAGTTTTGGGGAAAAGTCATCCTCTAAACACATACGCTTGCTTTCTAACAAGGGGAGCTAAAGGAATAGTTTGTGTTCTCTTACACAAAGAAAGCTCCGATATAAGTAGTGAGCACAGTACATACAGCTACACACTATTTATACCTTCTTCAGCCATCCCAGAAATCAGAGCAACACGTGATGTTAGGAAGACTTGGAAAAGCAACATGTTCTCAAGTCTCTCTCAACAGCTTCCCTTCAAAAAGGGCTTTGAAATTCAGGTACAGGAATTTAGTAAAAACACTAAAGGGCCTATAACAGtacaaaaatcatttattttgcttctaaGCACCAAGAATAGATGTCTTTGcctaaagctttaaaaagatgtgatttttttttccatgtcaaaTAGTGTATTGTAACTGCTGGCAAAGCAGGTTTAAATACTGtatcttctgtctttttatgaaaagcaaatgaacacCCAATAGCAAGTTTTAGGTAGGGAGAAAAGGTTAATATCAGAGGGGAAATCATTAAATTGACCAGACACACAAAAACCAAATGAGATTAGTAATCAGCCTGAATATTTGCAAGATTTTGCAGACACCTGATTTACCCCTTCCCTCTGAATACCATCAGCTTACCAAACTAGATAGTACAGTATTTTAAACTCACCTTAGCGTTTCATTAAATCTGACTGTAGCAGCACAATGAAATATAATATTAATGCAGTCTataagtttttgtttgattggGCTACTAAGGTCCAGTTCAGGCTGTGTAAGTTCACTtgtaattactattattttttctttgaagtcagGCTGCTCCTCTCTCAACCTGTCAAAGAGCTGTCAAAAAAAACAGGACTAAAAATTCAAACTAATAGCCAGTGAAGATAAAAGCACAGGTTTTATAAGTGAAgataaaagacattttctgcCCACATATAACTATATTGCCTTATTTCTCAAAATCAGTACTGTTAGGATAGTGTTTTAGGTGTCCTACAACATGTTACTGACTTACCATGAACATATTCAGTGAAGTTGTTTGTATGCATTTTATCCCaagcagtgaaaacagaagtattGCATGCGTTGCACAGAAAAGCAGTGAGATTTCAAtgtatacttttaaaaaatttttcTAATGCTCATGCCTATCCTTAAGATCAGATCTCTCAATGTCAGAAGAAGCTATTAGACACCCAAAATTAACACAATTTTCAGTAGCAGTCTAAATAGCGTTATCTTTTCTTTCAACAGGGGAAAGATGACAGCTTAGCCAGTTTCCAAGGTAGATGGTGTATTCAGATTCTTGCAAACCTGCACAAGTCATTCTATTTCTTAGATTTAGAAAGCTTTCAtcaaacttgaaaaaaatccaaccatTTAAGAAAATCCTTGACTTGTGCCAGTTCTGGGGAACTTCCAgattaaaaaacacaacaaaacatcTGTTTCTCTGGCcagttaagaaagaaaaagccagcATTGAAGGCTTCTTGCGGTATTAGAACATCTGAGCAAATCTTACTCATTTAAGAAAACCTTACCCACAACTGTGTTAACTGCATTCATCATATACCCTCTTAATTAAGTGGATTCTAACCATGCAGCTTAACACACAGCTAATCAACATGCAAGTTTTCCTGAGCAAAATACTATGGGACTGAAATAaaacacctatttttttttcctttttaaaccaGAGCAAGCCCTTCTTAATTGCACATGTGCCAATATTTTATAGTGGTaacactgcagtgagaacagggGACATGTCCAGTGGTACAAGTCTTAGACTGACCTCCAAGTATGAGATTTCACCTTAAAGGACAAAGTTGCCAAGGCAGCATTTAAAGCCTGTGATTTTTAGTTCACATGTTACAGCAAAATAGTGCTTACTTACCGGTTGGAAgccttttgtcatttttaaaacaaaaatgtttttactcaGAAGAACGTTGCCTGACTCTAGCATACTGAAACCACTGCCCTTTAACCATACTAAGATGTGTGACATGAATTATAATAGAAAGCAGTCCCACTGATAAGCATTTAAAACACACAGAACCAGTATGGTGTTTTTAATCTGTATGTTCTGCTCCTTTTCACATGAATAGCCATACATTCTTATCGCATTACTCATACTAGCACTAACACCAGTACAAAAGGGAAGTAAGAACAAACAGCTAGAGCACATGCAACACATGACAAATTAACATAAGAATTAGATATCTGAAGTCCAATAGAAACAGAAACCTCAATTTTTTGGGGCTATTTGCAGACCAGTTCATCTTAACTATTGCATTGACCCACTTAGACTAGACTCTTCAAGAAAGAGAATGCCCAAGCATCTGTAGAACCAATTAATGGGCccatctaaattaaaaaaagttaatggCAGGGCCCTTACAAAGGACAAATCAAGACAACAGGTcccattaaaaatgtttggtGTCTTTTGGAGGCATCCCAGTTAATCTATACACTTTCAAACCTATTTTGCCTAACCATGAGATAAAGACAGAACATCTGGTTTTAGCTATCCCCATAGATAGTTGGGGAACAGCATCCACTTACACTCTTACTCTAGGGACTAAGATGTAGGACTATCTCAAGCACCAGTTCTTTTTAACAGGACATCAGATTTGAACTTTTTCCAGCAATAAATGCTCACCCAGATTCAAAAAACACATCAGATTGTTCTATCTGAGCACAAGTTAGTATAGGCTATAAGCAGAAGATTTGGACCGAAATGTAAAAGCCTCTTACAAGACATGAGCTTCCCAAAAGCTACATACAGGGGCCTGAACTTCAGCAAGGCTTAAGTCAGCCCAGACTAACACTACTCTCCCCTCTGCCTGAATACTATCCACTTTTTACTTGGGTAATAGTGTATACAAAGGATGGACTGAGAagctcttcctttctcctttcgGAGTTCAGTTTGAAATTTTGTTTCGAGAGTAAAAAACTGACGACTTCATGTACAGAATTTGAAACTGGATTTTAAGACAGAACCCTGATTCTGCTGCATTTTATATGACATGGTACTGAACTGCAAGCAGATGCTTTTGGGCAACGAGCTAGAGTTTTGACAAGGTTATCGAGAAGAGTTTATTAGTGACAAAGCTATCTTCTCATCTGCTATAATCTTAACCAGTCAAGAGATGTAAGGAAATTCAGAGTCCTGCTTTAAATAACTTACCTTCTCCTGTCCTAAATGCAGTCATGCTCTTACCAAGTCCCTTTAAGCACCCTCTAAGCACACACTTCGAACAGACCATACTGCATCTGAACACATTTCCTAAGCCTGAAATATTAAACTGCCAACCCTGCCATCCCATAAGAGAAGAAGGCATAAATAGGAATAAACAAACTCTGTTTTAGCAAAATTTATGCTAGAGATCACTCCCCTTCCCATTATAAATGGGACACACCATATTGGAGAGAGACGCAATACTGATAGACAGTTCGAGCTATTTAAACACCCTGTTGAAAACATATCTCCTTGCATACTGGTAGATCCAACAGCACATTCAAGAGAAGTGAAGCACTAAACCTCatcttacagaaatgaaaataaggcACATGGAGAAAAAGTGACCTGAGACCCTCCTAAGAAGGGTCTTAATCTAGTTTTACAAGTCTCAGGCCACACTACCTTTTGCACTTGATTACACATTCTCTTAACAAGTTTTAACTCAGGTATTTGACTTCTCAATCCTACATTACAGCTGAACACCCTCCTTCtaaattaaatacagaataattttcCTTTACTGGACTTGCTAGAGAATAACAGTTTGAAAAGCCGTCACAAACACTGCAAGATCTTAGGTTTAGGATTTCTGTTAGaacaaaaaaagtaacaatatTTTGCTTTAGGCAAACCAAAGTTGTTTCCATTTCATTACGTGAACAAGATACAGAATGACAAAAATGCACTTTGTGAGCACATGATACATACCTTACAGCTGGTTATTTCCTGTATTCGTGCTTCAGGTGTCTGCCCTGATTTGTGTCTTACCAATACATACACCGCTTGTACTTTAGGACAAGATCTGAGCAGCTTTTCCAGAAGCACTTTTCCCATGAAACCTGTAGCTCCTGTCAGGAGGACATTCTTTCCTTCATAGTATTCAGGTATGGAAACCATTATGACCTTAAGAGaagttaaaaaagcaaaaatatattaatgaacCTCTAGGAGCTCAGATTTGCAGAAGATACATAAACTGCACAGATGTAAACACTGAACTTCATACCCGAAAGAAGCTTttacctgactttttttttttaaacctataACCAGTGcctgatgtcttttttttcccaccagaGTCTAAAGAGTCCCACAGGGTCAGTACAGTCATTCTAGATCTTATTGTAAATTGTCTCAATTAATAGTTTCTTTAAGGAATTGGACATCCACCCCATTTAATTAGCTCAATTTTTAGTCTATTTTTATCTGTGTGCATAGTCCTTTAAGACTAAGTGGCTGTTCCATGTAAACAAAAGGTCATATCATTAAAATATAATCACAAGTAGATACTTCAAATATGTTGACACTGGccctggcatttttgcctgaGTGAGCCAAGTCCCCTGTCAGTATTAGGCTGAGCCTTTCTACAAAGGATGCTATGTCACAGAGAAGGTAGTCGGTTGTTAGTTGCCTGGCATAagatctgttgttttttctattgatta from Anser cygnoides isolate HZ-2024a breed goose chromosome 5, Taihu_goose_T2T_genome, whole genome shotgun sequence harbors:
- the FAR1 gene encoding fatty acyl-CoA reductase 1 isoform X1 — encoded protein: MVSIPEYYEGKNVLLTGATGFMGKVLLEKLLRSCPKVQAVYVLVRHKSGQTPEARIQEITSCKLFDRLREEQPDFKEKIIVITSELTQPELDLSSPIKQKLIDCINIIFHCAATVRFNETLRDAVQLNVLSTKQLLSLAHQMTNLEVFIHVSTAYAYCNRKHIEEIVYPPPVDPKKLMDSLEWMDDGLVNDITPKLIGDRPNTYTYTKALAEYVVQQEGAKLNTAIIRPSIVGASWKEPFPGWIDNFNGPSGLFIAAGKGILRTMRATNGAVADLVPVDVVVNMTLAAAWYSGVNRYSRPRNIMVYNCTTGGTNPFHWSEVEYHVISTFKRNPLEQAFRRPNVNLTSNHLLYHYWIAVSHKAPAFLYDIYLRITGRSPRMMKTISRLHKAMMLLEYFTSNSWIWNTENMTMLMNQLTPEDKKTFNFDVRQLHWAEYMENYCMGTKKYVLNEEMSGLPAARKHLNKLRNIRYGFNTILVILIWRIFIARSQMARNIWYFVVSLCYKFLSYFRASSTMRY
- the FAR1 gene encoding fatty acyl-CoA reductase 1 isoform X2 — its product is MVSIPEYYEGKNVLLTGATGFMGKVLLEKLLRSCPKVQAVYVLVRHKSGQTPEARIQEITSCKLFDRLREEQPDFKEKIIVITSELTQPELDLSSPIKQKLIDCINIIFHCAATVRFNETLRDAVQLNVLSTKQLLSLAHQMTNLEVFIHVSTAYAYCNRKHIEEIVYPPPVDPKKLMDSLEWMDDGLVNDITPKLIGDRPNTYTYTKALAEYVVQQEGAKLNTAIIRPSIVGASWKEPFPGWIDNFNGPSGLFIAAGKGILRTMRATNGAVADLVPVDVVVNMTLAAAWYSGVNRPRNIMVYNCTTGGTNPFHWSEVEYHVISTFKRNPLEQAFRRPNVNLTSNHLLYHYWIAVSHKAPAFLYDIYLRITGRSPRMMKTISRLHKAMMLLEYFTSNSWIWNTENMTMLMNQLTPEDKKTFNFDVRQLHWAEYMENYCMGTKKYVLNEEMSGLPAARKHLNKLRNIRYGFNTILVILIWRIFIARSQMARNIWYFVVSLCYKFLSYFRASSTMRY